The Pedobacter roseus genome contains a region encoding:
- a CDS encoding plasmid mobilization protein has product MTKKKNGRPLKLDGKRTRFIKARFTEEEYSLLRNLWLSLGLKESDFLRQRLLISSAVSNKINAVEVLKHLNQIGAEIGRSGNNINQLARHANFLNKRGMLSAEIVLQFNTIFTDYISIFRGMERATRELLRLLKA; this is encoded by the coding sequence ATGACCAAGAAAAAGAATGGGAGGCCTTTAAAATTAGATGGTAAAAGAACCAGGTTCATTAAGGCCAGATTTACCGAGGAAGAATATTCTTTACTCCGAAACCTTTGGCTTTCCCTTGGACTGAAAGAAAGTGATTTCTTGCGGCAAAGGCTTTTAATCTCCTCTGCGGTTTCAAATAAAATCAATGCTGTTGAAGTTTTAAAACACCTGAACCAGATCGGTGCGGAGATCGGTAGGTCAGGAAACAACATTAACCAGCTTGCCCGGCATGCGAACTTTTTAAATAAACGAGGAATGCTCTCTGCTGAAATTGTACTTCAGTTCAACACGATTTTTACTGATTACATTTCAATATTTAGAGGAATGGAGAGAGCAACCAGGGAATTACTCAGGTTATTAAAGGCTTAG
- a CDS encoding relaxase/mobilization nuclease domain-containing protein — protein sequence MIVKILWKSKTFRAVRYNTNKVEKNKGELVKVSGFGALQGLSEIRPGDYINYLSSLASRNRRVVYPQFHAMISPKGRSLDRGELVTLAEGWLEGMGYGKQPYLLIFHKDTQNNHIHMVSSRIDLEGKKISDSFEKIRAYRVLNKLIGNDEKQASEKALTKALQYSFSNRAQFMMLLERQGYGLKVMEDTLHLSKYGEKVGSVSLNRIEQKIARFSPDQKRKEQLKQIFEKYRPITDSRIQAIREDFPGGEKGKVIGYTSELSEKLSSSFGLQFVFHFKGDKPPYGYTILDHSTKEVFKGGDIMSLTKFMETLRQTEEVKTLIPISEGIYENQFSPKEEMLLENPSESIFPADQGEMHDCISIGEFSLDIDISDDIDDEQILGRNRRRQKKARTNTR from the coding sequence ATGATTGTAAAAATTCTTTGGAAGTCAAAGACTTTTAGGGCAGTTAGGTACAATACCAATAAAGTTGAAAAAAATAAGGGAGAACTGGTAAAGGTATCCGGTTTTGGGGCGCTGCAAGGGTTATCTGAGATCAGGCCTGGAGATTATATAAACTACCTCTCATCCCTAGCGAGCAGAAACCGCAGGGTTGTATATCCGCAATTTCATGCAATGATATCTCCAAAGGGCAGAAGCTTGGACAGGGGGGAACTAGTTACACTGGCCGAAGGTTGGCTAGAGGGGATGGGTTATGGGAAACAGCCTTACCTTCTCATTTTTCACAAGGACACGCAGAATAATCACATCCATATGGTCTCTTCAAGAATAGACCTGGAAGGGAAAAAGATTTCGGACAGCTTTGAGAAGATCAGGGCTTATAGAGTGCTAAATAAACTTATCGGTAATGATGAGAAACAAGCTTCCGAAAAAGCTTTGACAAAGGCACTTCAATACAGCTTCTCTAATAGGGCGCAGTTTATGATGTTGCTTGAAAGGCAGGGATATGGATTGAAAGTTATGGAGGATACGCTTCATCTCTCAAAGTATGGTGAAAAAGTGGGTAGTGTTAGCTTAAATAGAATAGAACAAAAGATTGCCCGGTTTTCACCTGACCAGAAAAGAAAGGAACAGTTGAAACAGATTTTTGAAAAATATAGGCCAATTACCGATTCCAGAATCCAAGCGATCAGGGAAGATTTTCCAGGTGGCGAAAAGGGAAAAGTAATAGGCTATACCTCTGAGTTAAGCGAAAAACTATCTTCTTCATTCGGCCTTCAGTTTGTATTTCATTTTAAAGGTGACAAGCCGCCATATGGCTATACCATTTTAGACCATTCCACCAAGGAAGTTTTTAAAGGTGGCGATATTATGTCTCTGACTAAGTTTATGGAGACTTTACGCCAAACCGAAGAAGTAAAAACGTTAATACCCATTTCGGAGGGTATTTATGAAAATCAGTTTTCTCCAAAGGAAGAGATGCTCCTTGAAAATCCATCAGAGTCAATATTTCCTGCTGACCAGGGTGAAATGCATGATTGTATATCCATTGGCGAATTCTCTTTGGATATAGATATCTCTGATGATATTGATGATGAGCAGATCCTCGGACGGAACAGGCGCAGGCAAAAAAAAGCAAGAACCAATACACGTTAA
- a CDS encoding ParA family protein has translation MVILIGNQKGGAGKSTLCLLLAYFLSMLKKKKVTVLDMDYQASISGKFEKAKILENDPIYEVIPSDLKYFPALLELLNQNRDEFVLIDLPGKMDDDLLIPIISSAELIICPFNYDEFSVDSTVLFSLVCREINNLSPMVYVPNRIKTTVKYETREEVDKVLSRFGKISPGISDRIDFQRVGTIHIPASLIPVFMPAMDFIYGSFMKKGIST, from the coding sequence ATGGTAATATTAATTGGAAATCAGAAAGGGGGAGCCGGTAAAAGTACACTCTGCCTGTTACTGGCCTATTTCCTCTCCATGCTCAAAAAAAAGAAGGTTACCGTTCTGGATATGGACTACCAGGCTTCGATTTCAGGCAAGTTTGAAAAGGCAAAGATTCTGGAGAACGACCCCATCTACGAGGTTATTCCCTCTGATCTTAAGTACTTCCCGGCTCTGCTGGAACTGCTTAACCAAAACAGGGACGAGTTTGTGCTCATTGATCTTCCAGGTAAAATGGACGATGATCTATTGATTCCCATTATCAGTTCAGCGGAACTCATTATCTGCCCGTTTAATTATGATGAATTTTCTGTAGACAGTACAGTGCTCTTTTCGCTTGTCTGTCGGGAGATCAATAATTTATCTCCCATGGTGTATGTGCCAAATAGGATTAAAACAACCGTAAAGTATGAAACCAGGGAAGAGGTAGACAAGGTACTATCCAGATTTGGAAAGATTTCTCCCGGTATTTCTGATCGCATCGATTTTCAGCGGGTAGGAACCATCCATATCCCGGCCTCTTTAATTCCAGTTTTTATGCCGGCAATGGACTTTATCTATGGCAGCTTTATGAAGAAAGGTATATCAACATGA
- a CDS encoding DUF4134 family protein produces MRFFSFFLRAASVAFFLLLTFSANAQPGISEFYSASAEVKGWYFSLSDLVLVIGAIAGILGGLRVYANWQMGKHHIDAQVMGWFFSCLFLSLIGVFLRGLFGL; encoded by the coding sequence ATGAGGTTTTTTTCATTCTTTTTAAGGGCGGCGTCAGTTGCTTTTTTTTTGCTCTTAACTTTTTCCGCTAATGCTCAGCCAGGAATCTCAGAGTTTTATTCCGCCTCGGCAGAGGTGAAAGGCTGGTATTTTTCGCTCTCGGATCTGGTACTGGTTATTGGCGCAATCGCAGGAATCCTAGGTGGGCTTAGGGTTTATGCCAATTGGCAGATGGGCAAGCACCACATCGATGCGCAGGTTATGGGATGGTTCTTTTCATGCCTCTTTTTATCTCTCATCGGTGTATTCCTCCGCGGTCTTTTCGGACTGTAA
- a CDS encoding DUF4134 domain-containing protein: MTRKSKRLLSLAALLGLVQAVFAQTGGGTTGINAATSSLTSYVDPVSTLTLAIGAVVGIIGGVRVYIKWNSGDQDINKEIMGWGGSCLFLVLVSVVIKAFFGV; the protein is encoded by the coding sequence ATGACAAGAAAAAGCAAAAGACTTTTGTCATTGGCCGCGCTATTGGGTTTAGTGCAGGCAGTTTTCGCCCAGACTGGGGGAGGAACAACAGGAATTAATGCGGCGACTTCCTCGCTGACCTCTTATGTAGATCCGGTTTCTACACTCACCCTTGCGATTGGTGCCGTGGTAGGTATTATCGGTGGGGTCCGTGTGTATATCAAATGGAACTCCGGAGATCAGGACATCAACAAAGAAATTATGGGCTGGGGCGGTTCCTGCCTTTTTCTGGTTCTGGTATCGGTAGTGATCAAGGCTTTCTTTGGCGTATAG
- a CDS encoding DUF4133 domain-containing protein produces the protein MRMYPVYKGLQKPLVYRGFKGKYIAYGISSLGLGLVTGGLAGALLNMYIGGLLTILSIAGGLLYTYSKQASGLHDKTRSREIFIHRIYLRRGYGKTGI, from the coding sequence ATGAGGATGTATCCAGTTTACAAGGGGCTTCAAAAGCCCCTTGTTTATCGCGGTTTCAAAGGGAAGTATATTGCTTATGGAATTTCTTCCTTAGGCCTTGGACTGGTCACCGGAGGCTTAGCCGGTGCGCTCCTCAATATGTATATAGGTGGCCTCTTAACCATTCTTTCAATAGCCGGTGGGCTCCTCTACACATATTCCAAGCAGGCATCCGGTCTTCATGATAAGACCAGATCCAGGGAGATATTCATTCATCGTATTTATTTAAGGCGAGGTTATGGGAAAACAGGAATTTAA
- a CDS encoding TraG family conjugative transposon ATPase, protein MGKQEFKLPYAGIEEISGLSVLYGESGDFSVILSIENPVLIYSADPAGYQAYHLLLLNVIKILGEGYIIQKQDVFAKKTFQPKVQSEPLQQKYDEHFSGREYIEHSSYLVITRQVKRRAMYVYDRKALFDFVSNIAKVCELLKGASVLPKLLSRGEIERYISRMLAMDFSSDHFSLNNLRAGDTEIGIGEKVIRCMSLVNIDSIDMPESIGPYLMASDGKGLQEFPMDNLSFLSSVPGIESLVYNQLIEIPSQGITLNKLQLKRKRHSGVPDPANQMCVEDIDKLLIDVARENQLLVNAHYSLLVCCELPLLDTSCNFIEASLFQQGIIPSKNAYNQMELFRSALPGNAVELKKYDWFLTTSDAALCLFYKERLMRDEPSKFLMRFTDRRGIPVGIDPADLPMESGRITNRSKFVLGSSGTGKSFFMNSLLEQYMLYNYDIVIVDVGHSYSGLCNYFGGKYYTYTEENPITMNPFLISEAEYNIEKKDFLKTLIGLLLKGAEGSVSQIEDTVFSNVLSAYYSDFFLGEADYALCFDSFYHYSIVKISEIKENEKISFDLDEYRYVLKKFCLGGEYGRLLNESADLSDFTERFIVYEIDSIKENRVLFPIVTLVIMDLVLQKMRYRTGQRKAMILEEAWKAIASPLMANYILYLYKTMRKFWGEPIVVTQELSDIIGNAVIKDSILASSDTICLLDQSKFRGNYTEVAKLLALNEVEQRKIFTINALENKAGRGKFKEVYIKRGSIGEVYGVEVSIFQYLTFTTEKPEKTAVETYVKRYGSYPLGLEHFVADMKMSAISLPEFVKKVNSSLTS, encoded by the coding sequence ATGGGAAAACAGGAATTTAAACTGCCATATGCCGGAATAGAAGAGATTAGCGGACTTTCGGTTCTTTATGGTGAGTCAGGCGATTTTTCGGTAATTCTTTCTATTGAAAATCCGGTACTTATTTATTCCGCTGATCCGGCAGGCTACCAGGCCTACCATCTTTTGCTTCTTAATGTAATCAAGATATTAGGAGAAGGATACATCATTCAGAAACAGGATGTGTTTGCGAAAAAGACTTTTCAGCCAAAAGTGCAAAGTGAACCCCTTCAGCAAAAATATGATGAGCATTTTTCAGGGAGGGAATATATTGAGCACTCTAGTTATCTGGTTATAACCCGTCAGGTCAAACGAAGGGCAATGTACGTTTATGACAGGAAAGCCCTTTTTGATTTTGTATCCAATATTGCCAAGGTCTGTGAACTATTGAAAGGAGCATCGGTATTGCCAAAGTTATTATCTCGCGGTGAGATAGAACGCTATATTTCGCGGATGCTGGCCATGGATTTCTCCTCAGACCATTTTTCGCTCAATAACTTAAGGGCCGGGGATACTGAAATAGGTATTGGGGAAAAGGTGATCCGCTGCATGAGCCTGGTCAATATCGATTCCATTGATATGCCTGAATCCATTGGGCCATATTTAATGGCCAGCGACGGGAAAGGACTACAGGAGTTTCCGATGGACAACCTTTCCTTCCTGTCATCAGTTCCGGGTATTGAAAGTCTTGTTTATAACCAATTAATTGAAATTCCTTCACAGGGCATCACCCTGAACAAACTGCAGCTGAAGCGAAAGCGGCATTCCGGAGTTCCTGATCCAGCCAATCAGATGTGTGTGGAGGATATTGATAAGTTGCTCATCGATGTGGCAAGGGAAAACCAGTTGCTGGTCAATGCGCACTATTCTTTATTGGTCTGCTGCGAACTTCCACTTCTGGATACCAGCTGTAACTTTATTGAAGCTTCCCTATTTCAGCAGGGGATTATCCCCTCCAAGAATGCCTATAACCAGATGGAACTCTTTAGGAGTGCCTTGCCTGGAAATGCAGTGGAACTGAAAAAATACGACTGGTTCCTCACCACTTCGGATGCGGCCCTTTGCCTGTTCTACAAGGAACGGCTGATGCGGGATGAGCCCTCCAAGTTTCTCATGCGCTTTACCGATAGGAGAGGAATCCCTGTAGGCATAGATCCAGCTGATCTCCCTATGGAATCTGGCAGGATTACCAACCGTTCAAAATTTGTTCTGGGCAGCTCTGGTACGGGTAAATCCTTTTTTATGAACAGCCTGCTTGAACAGTATATGCTCTACAATTACGATATCGTGATCGTTGATGTAGGACATTCCTATTCCGGGCTATGCAATTATTTTGGAGGAAAGTATTACACCTATACCGAGGAGAATCCGATCACGATGAATCCCTTTCTTATTTCTGAAGCAGAATATAACATAGAAAAGAAGGATTTCCTCAAAACACTTATCGGACTTCTTTTAAAGGGTGCAGAGGGAAGCGTATCGCAGATTGAGGATACGGTTTTCTCAAATGTACTCTCGGCCTACTATTCAGACTTCTTTTTAGGAGAGGCTGATTATGCGCTGTGTTTTGATTCTTTCTACCATTATTCGATCGTTAAGATTTCGGAGATCAAGGAAAACGAGAAGATCAGTTTCGATCTTGATGAATACCGTTACGTACTTAAAAAATTCTGTCTTGGCGGAGAGTACGGTAGGCTGCTCAACGAAAGCGCTGATCTTTCAGATTTTACAGAGCGTTTTATTGTGTACGAAATAGATTCCATAAAGGAAAACCGTGTTCTTTTTCCAATAGTGACGCTGGTGATTATGGATCTGGTACTGCAGAAAATGAGGTACCGTACGGGCCAGCGAAAAGCGATGATTTTGGAAGAAGCGTGGAAGGCAATTGCCTCTCCGCTAATGGCGAACTACATTCTTTACCTCTATAAAACGATGAGGAAATTCTGGGGAGAGCCGATTGTGGTGACGCAAGAACTGAGCGATATTATCGGGAATGCTGTAATAAAGGATTCCATTCTTGCAAGTTCCGACACCATCTGCCTGCTCGATCAGTCCAAGTTTAGGGGAAATTATACAGAGGTAGCAAAGCTCTTAGCGCTCAATGAGGTGGAGCAGCGAAAGATATTTACCATCAATGCGCTTGAAAATAAGGCCGGCCGCGGGAAATTCAAGGAGGTTTACATTAAGCGCGGAAGTATAGGGGAGGTCTATGGTGTTGAAGTGTCGATTTTTCAGTATTTAACCTTCACAACCGAAAAACCCGAAAAGACTGCTGTTGAAACTTATGTCAAGCGTTACGGCTCTTATCCTCTGGGACTGGAACATTTCGTTGCCGATATGAAAATGAGCGCAATCTCTCTTCCCGAATTTGTCAAGAAAGTCAATTCATCCCTCACAAGTTAA
- a CDS encoding plasmid transfer protein, with protein MDILNVITGTAGFFVQSVPDSFKDTFNFLQGNGVYEEGMMHFLHEMKNTIWTHYDAFIADAQALAAIFMLIFFAIKSYEMISGDKQLEIMPLLRPFGLTMVILWWSIFTRVIAYPTDVIEQKTSAMFDGSQTEINDLRLQRAKLMVEVSDQLYKIQAETQTAKTEADTWYENAWESVKSSVKEGFSEVWNPIVEMRNRLEVGLQLLATSLLETLAIWILRVCTYIIFIIQIIFSTILIILGPFSVAVSILPAFRDSFSTWVARFISVNLYSGIAYLVMYVASLFQHYALEAEITRYQELVGTGGASLEKLGWFASNGVLSFGMVIVTFIIGALTMLTVPSISTWIVSTSGVSSAASSMGRGASSMTRVAGQIMGG; from the coding sequence ATGGATATTTTAAATGTTATAACCGGCACAGCCGGTTTTTTTGTGCAGTCTGTCCCCGATTCTTTTAAGGACACTTTTAATTTTCTTCAGGGCAACGGTGTCTATGAGGAAGGGATGATGCATTTTCTTCATGAGATGAAAAATACGATCTGGACCCACTATGATGCCTTTATTGCAGATGCACAGGCATTGGCAGCAATTTTTATGCTCATCTTTTTTGCTATTAAAAGCTACGAGATGATTTCGGGGGATAAACAGCTCGAAATAATGCCGCTACTTCGCCCTTTTGGGCTAACCATGGTAATCTTATGGTGGAGCATATTTACCCGGGTAATTGCCTATCCAACCGATGTGATTGAGCAAAAGACCTCGGCAATGTTCGATGGAAGCCAGACCGAGATCAATGACCTCAGGCTCCAAAGAGCAAAGCTCATGGTAGAGGTTTCTGATCAGCTCTATAAAATTCAGGCCGAAACGCAGACAGCAAAAACAGAGGCTGATACCTGGTATGAAAATGCCTGGGAATCTGTAAAATCCTCGGTAAAAGAAGGGTTTTCCGAGGTTTGGAATCCCATTGTGGAAATGAGAAACAGGCTGGAGGTTGGTCTGCAACTTTTGGCTACCTCTCTTTTAGAGACACTCGCTATATGGATACTCAGGGTCTGCACCTATATTATTTTTATCATTCAGATCATCTTTTCCACGATACTGATTATTTTAGGCCCCTTTTCAGTAGCCGTCTCTATTCTGCCAGCTTTCAGGGATTCCTTTTCGACCTGGGTGGCAAGGTTCATTTCCGTAAACCTTTATTCGGGTATTGCCTATTTAGTGATGTATGTAGCCTCTCTCTTTCAGCATTATGCGCTTGAGGCAGAAATTACCCGTTATCAGGAGCTTGTTGGGACCGGCGGGGCAAGCCTTGAAAAACTTGGATGGTTTGCCAGTAATGGAGTTCTCTCCTTTGGAATGGTAATCGTAACCTTTATCATCGGTGCACTAACCATGCTTACCGTGCCGAGCATTTCAACATGGATAGTATCCACATCGGGCGTATCCTCTGCCGCAAGTTCTATGGGAAGAGGTGCATCAAGTATGACCAGGGTTGCCGGACAGATAATGGGAGGATAG
- the traK gene encoding conjugative transposon protein TraK, producing the protein MIKSIESKIRLATFLSLGSFLLCLSVVAVVSFFAYGYVRDSRKSIYILDPSGTPILAKQTNVQLNRAAEYRAHIAKFHSLFFSLVPDDKFIEYQMKQAMYLIDESGALQYNNLKEKGFFTSILSSSAVLTLRTDSIFLDEKRMYFRYYGTQKIDRRSSSVTRSLITEGSLIDLETRSDNNPHAVLITRWKTLENRDISTIDKNAFQ; encoded by the coding sequence ATGATAAAAAGTATCGAATCCAAAATCCGTCTAGCCACATTCCTTTCGCTGGGAAGTTTTTTGCTCTGTCTATCGGTAGTCGCTGTTGTTTCTTTTTTTGCCTATGGATATGTTAGGGATTCTCGTAAAAGTATTTATATTCTTGACCCCTCGGGAACACCAATCCTAGCGAAACAGACCAATGTGCAGCTAAACAGGGCAGCAGAATACCGCGCACATATTGCAAAATTCCATTCTCTTTTCTTTTCGCTAGTACCAGATGATAAGTTCATAGAATATCAGATGAAACAGGCCATGTACCTTATTGATGAAAGTGGTGCACTTCAGTATAATAATCTGAAGGAAAAAGGTTTTTTTACCTCTATTCTCTCCTCCTCTGCTGTACTCACGCTCCGTACCGATTCTATTTTTTTAGATGAAAAAAGAATGTATTTCCGGTATTATGGTACCCAGAAAATAGACAGGAGAAGCTCAAGCGTCACCCGCTCGCTTATCACGGAGGGAAGCCTGATCGATCTTGAAACAAGATCTGACAATAATCCCCACGCGGTCTTGATTACCAGATGGAAGACATTAGAGAACAGGGATATTTCAACTATAGATAAAAATGCATTCCAATGA
- the traM gene encoding conjugative transposon protein TraM, which translates to MKKIDLKKPRYALPIICLPFLFLFFYVYKSSFGKEGKIFLGRDSLQTNVANVSEQVRNQELSGKLDAFRNKFKQADGYTAVGSIGEENQQLAEVSSSYNSREKHMLDSIDQVMKAKYGLPGRPENVNHGYSAAGQSFVKSRNPSRTEQDIALASALSKIKMQENRVTKEVDNAKNPSDPMQLFRAQMALVDSMGKANDPAVKENMEKERALKMADAEAKSKKIIPVKRSHGVSAGFNTIVSGDGERPISAIIDQDITGFSGSRLRIRLTDDIMAGKFMIPKGTYLYATISGFSAQRVSLVISSVFYGGEILPVNLQVYDNDGMAGIYVPSSAFREFTRDMSSSSTQGITIQQMAENNNQLVMGVLSKMFQSTTTAVNKLIRSNKVKVRYNTQVYLIDPNELKRKQQSY; encoded by the coding sequence ATGAAAAAAATAGATTTAAAAAAGCCTAGGTACGCGCTTCCCATAATCTGTCTGCCTTTTCTTTTTCTCTTCTTTTATGTCTATAAAAGCAGTTTTGGAAAAGAAGGTAAAATATTCCTGGGAAGAGATTCGCTACAGACCAACGTGGCAAATGTTTCCGAGCAGGTGAGGAACCAGGAGCTTTCGGGAAAGCTAGATGCCTTTAGAAATAAATTCAAGCAGGCCGATGGATACACTGCTGTTGGTAGTATTGGTGAAGAAAACCAGCAGCTGGCAGAGGTAAGCTCATCCTACAATTCGAGGGAAAAGCATATGCTAGATTCCATTGACCAGGTAATGAAGGCAAAATATGGTCTGCCAGGCAGACCGGAAAATGTAAACCATGGATATTCTGCGGCAGGACAGAGCTTTGTAAAGTCGCGGAATCCTTCCAGAACTGAGCAGGACATCGCACTCGCCTCGGCACTGTCGAAGATAAAAATGCAGGAGAACAGGGTAACTAAGGAGGTTGATAACGCTAAAAACCCATCCGATCCCATGCAGCTTTTTCGGGCACAGATGGCTCTTGTCGACAGTATGGGGAAAGCGAATGATCCCGCTGTAAAGGAGAATATGGAAAAAGAACGGGCTCTGAAAATGGCCGATGCAGAAGCCAAAAGCAAGAAGATCATTCCGGTCAAAAGATCGCATGGCGTTTCGGCTGGCTTCAATACCATAGTTTCAGGAGATGGCGAACGCCCTATTTCTGCGATCATTGATCAGGATATTACCGGCTTTTCCGGATCGCGCCTGCGTATAAGGCTGACTGATGATATCATGGCCGGCAAGTTTATGATCCCTAAAGGCACCTACCTCTATGCAACTATTTCAGGCTTCTCTGCCCAAAGGGTTTCCTTGGTGATCTCATCGGTATTCTACGGTGGGGAAATTCTGCCGGTAAATCTTCAGGTTTATGACAACGACGGAATGGCCGGTATTTATGTTCCATCATCCGCCTTTCGCGAATTTACCAGGGACATGAGCAGTTCAAGCACGCAAGGGATTACCATACAGCAGATGGCGGAAAATAACAACCAACTCGTTATGGGGGTGCTTTCCAAGATGTTCCAGTCTACAACAACAGCGGTAAACAAGTTGATCCGGTCCAATAAGGTAAAGGTCAGATACAATACCCAGGTTTATCTCATTGATCCCAATGAGCTAAAAAGAAAACAACAATCTTATTAG
- a CDS encoding DUF4138 domain-containing protein, whose product MKKILFLAQIFLSSLALYAQVPHSVTVADIPVIGISGSVSLHFISPEKISYVDLSSSSLIGDLPEKNILRIKAIPDSVAALSSSGDAGLVTIVGETFIAQYRLSFLSPSNPELISTQIDIVPTYMRSLDISGIGLSQNEMKSNALSLLKRRGDVKIKKESAFGISLVVNRVYTLGDCILLDLSFQNSTNLIFDVDELRFKIADRKINKSTNVQSIELKPVFQLYPFERFSKSYRNIYIIKKTTFPGDKEFSIELSEKQISGRNLRASLRYSDILNADTF is encoded by the coding sequence ATGAAAAAAATATTGTTCCTAGCTCAAATTTTCCTGAGCTCGCTGGCGCTCTATGCGCAAGTGCCACACTCAGTTACCGTTGCCGATATTCCGGTAATCGGAATATCGGGTTCGGTTTCACTCCATTTCATCTCGCCAGAGAAAATTTCCTATGTAGACCTATCCAGCAGTTCGCTGATTGGTGACCTTCCGGAAAAGAACATTCTCAGGATCAAGGCGATTCCAGACTCTGTTGCCGCACTTAGTTCCAGCGGCGATGCTGGCCTGGTTACCATTGTCGGAGAAACCTTTATCGCCCAGTACAGACTCTCCTTTTTATCGCCTTCCAATCCTGAACTGATTTCCACACAAATCGATATAGTGCCAACCTATATGAGATCCCTTGACATTTCGGGGATAGGATTATCACAGAACGAGATGAAGAGCAATGCACTTTCCCTGCTAAAGCGTAGGGGGGATGTCAAAATTAAAAAGGAATCAGCCTTCGGGATATCTCTGGTTGTCAACCGGGTTTATACCCTTGGCGATTGCATCCTTCTTGACCTGAGCTTCCAGAACTCCACAAATCTCATCTTTGATGTCGACGAGCTGAGGTTTAAGATAGCGGACAGAAAGATCAATAAATCTACCAATGTCCAGTCCATAGAATTAAAGCCGGTTTTTCAGCTTTATCCCTTTGAAAGATTTTCGAAATCCTATCGTAATATTTATATCATTAAAAAAACCACCTTTCCCGGTGACAAGGAATTCAGTATTGAATTATCGGAAAAGCAGATTTCCGGAAGAAATCTTCGCGCTTCATTAAGGTACTCCGATATCCTAAACGCCGACACCTTTTAA